From a region of the Mycobacteroides saopaulense genome:
- a CDS encoding ABC transporter ATP-binding protein, producing MISNLIRLIPPGHRGPLWAYIVLSLVSVALRAAGCLLLVPLLGALFGATPSDALPWLGVLTAVTVGGWIVDTAQARIGYRIGFALLNDSQHRVADRLTHIPLGWFTAERTAMARQAISSGGPDLVGFIANLLTPLLGAVLLPAAITTGLFFISWKLGVAAAISLPLLLGALLASIRIVRSADEADAKAHSLLTERILEFARTQAALRASRRVAPARSQTGEAVAVARGATMRLLLFQIPGQLMFTIVSQIALILLAGTTTVLALGGEIGAPEAVALMVVVVRFLEPFTVLAGLASAVENSRGVFERLHTIISTDAVDQPGDAIASAETPAPRIEFRDVGFSYDGAEEQVLKGIDFTLQPGTTTAIVGPSGSGKSTILSLIAGLQQPVSGQILIDGTDVATVDTATRRALVSMVFQHPYLFDGPIRDNILAGHPTAGDEEASRAMALARVDEIVGRLPDAEHSRVGEAGTALSGGERQRVSIARALVKPAPILLIDEATSALDTENETAVTEAIGNDPRVRTRVMIAHRLSAIRNADHVLFVDEGQVVEQGSIPELSARGGRFAEFWRQQESTSGWRIAAASN from the coding sequence ATGATTTCCAACCTGATTCGGTTGATTCCCCCCGGCCACCGCGGGCCGCTGTGGGCATACATCGTGCTGTCGCTGGTGTCGGTCGCGTTGCGTGCAGCGGGCTGCCTTCTGTTGGTGCCTCTGCTCGGTGCCCTCTTCGGCGCAACCCCCAGCGATGCTCTGCCCTGGCTCGGCGTGCTCACGGCCGTGACGGTGGGCGGATGGATCGTGGATACCGCGCAGGCGCGCATCGGTTATCGCATCGGTTTCGCGCTGCTGAACGACTCGCAGCATCGGGTGGCCGACCGGCTCACCCACATTCCGCTGGGATGGTTCACCGCCGAGCGCACTGCCATGGCCCGCCAGGCCATCTCCTCCGGAGGCCCAGATCTGGTGGGGTTCATCGCGAATCTGCTCACCCCGCTCCTCGGCGCCGTGTTGTTGCCGGCAGCCATCACGACTGGGCTGTTCTTCATCTCCTGGAAGCTCGGTGTGGCCGCAGCGATCAGCCTGCCATTGCTGCTGGGCGCGTTGCTCGCGAGCATCCGGATCGTGCGATCGGCCGACGAGGCAGACGCCAAGGCGCACAGCTTGCTCACCGAACGAATCCTGGAGTTTGCGCGCACCCAGGCCGCACTCCGGGCGAGCCGGCGCGTCGCCCCCGCCCGCAGCCAGACCGGCGAGGCGGTCGCGGTGGCCCGCGGTGCGACCATGCGGCTCCTGCTGTTCCAGATCCCCGGTCAGCTGATGTTCACCATCGTGAGCCAAATTGCGCTCATCCTGTTGGCCGGGACCACGACGGTGCTGGCGCTGGGCGGCGAAATCGGGGCGCCGGAGGCGGTGGCTCTGATGGTCGTGGTGGTGCGCTTCTTGGAACCGTTCACCGTACTGGCGGGCCTGGCCTCCGCCGTCGAGAACTCGCGTGGGGTTTTCGAACGCCTGCACACGATCATCTCGACCGATGCCGTGGACCAGCCGGGAGACGCGATTGCCTCTGCCGAGACGCCTGCGCCCCGCATCGAATTCCGCGATGTCGGGTTCAGCTACGACGGTGCCGAGGAACAGGTCCTCAAGGGCATCGACTTCACCTTGCAGCCGGGGACCACAACCGCCATCGTCGGACCCTCCGGTTCCGGGAAGAGCACCATCCTCTCGCTCATCGCGGGCCTGCAGCAACCGGTCAGCGGCCAGATCCTGATCGACGGAACCGATGTCGCCACCGTGGACACCGCCACCCGGCGTGCCTTGGTCAGCATGGTCTTCCAGCATCCCTACCTGTTTGACGGGCCGATCCGGGACAACATTCTCGCCGGGCACCCCACTGCTGGAGACGAAGAAGCCAGCCGGGCAATGGCACTCGCGCGGGTGGACGAGATCGTGGGCCGCCTACCCGACGCCGAGCATTCCCGGGTCGGCGAGGCCGGCACAGCATTGTCCGGCGGCGAGCGCCAACGGGTGAGCATCGCGCGCGCTCTCGTGAAACCCGCTCCCATTCTGTTGATCGACGAGGCCACCAGCGCCCTGGATACCGAGAACGAGACTGCGGTCACCGAGGCCATCGGAAACGATCCGCGAGTCCGGACGCGGGTCATGATCGCCCACCGGCTCAGCGCGATCCGCAACGCAGATCATGTGTTGTTCGTGGATGAGGGGCAAGTAGTCGAGCAAGGCTCGATCCCAGAACTCAGCGCCCGCGGAGGACGTTTCGCCGAGTTCTGGCGCCAGCAGGAGTCGACCTCCGGCTGGCGTATCGCAGCGGCATCCAACTAG